The sequence AATTTCAATGATTTCTAGTTTGGATAAAGAATTGTGATAagtgaaaatggaaaagcatTAGTAATGTACAAAACTCGTAAGGTAAGTAACTTAAGTGGCATTTGTTACATCAATTAGCATCaccttttttttgttagttCTGTAACTTGCAACCATTGAATAAAGGAAAGGAACAAGTATTTCACAATTTCAAAGCATGCTTTTTGGGgggtaaaaattatttctatgcATGCAAAACtaaattcctttcttctttgTGGGGAAGCTCTCAATAGTTGTTTCAAACTTTCAGGAGTAATTGGTAAGTATTCAAAATCAGGAAGCTAACTGGGTTATTccacagttttaaaatattctttgcaTTGCAATGTTTGGAAAATTGCAATTCAGTTTTGCTCATGTTAATACATGACATTCAACAGTACCTTCCCCCTTCCTGACAGGTGTTACTGACAGACGTTGCAGTTACATTTGTTACTATTTAGGCTATTGCTTGATcattaataattatttctattGGACTTTTTCAATTTTATAAACTTCTATTGAAAATAGTATAGAACATGAAAAATTTTACCAAAACTAAGAATGCACTGgcaccaaaaataaattttaattgcaCACTTACTTCAGTGAATTTATAATGCATTTATGTAGGCTCAAGGTTCACTCAAGTTATCAGATGCTACTATAAGTGAAGTTTAAGGGTAACTTTTCAATGGCTGTGCCAGGTTATGTAGATAAAAGCAGTAGAATTAAGTAGATTCTTAAACTCCTAAGAATGTTTTTTTGGGAGTATTGCAATCATTTTagcagtgaggagcagagtATGTTATGTGAAGGGACTATTTTTGTTCAGAATGctgaaaaaattagaaaattatttctttcatttcagaacATAACTATTTCTGCAAAGGAAGATAAAGAAAACCTCTTTAAAGTAGAATAGGAAGCCATTTAAATTTTGAGAATTGTAAGTGGCATTGGAGCAAGCTGAAATCCCACCATTGAAATGCAGTTTGTTTactcttgtttcttttttacagAAACTTCATCCACACTTCTCCAAAATGCAGCGGAGTCTGCTCCATTCTGCATCTCAGCTGGCTCATGGGACGTGTTGGTTCTTCCCTCGCACCGGTGTCTTTCAGTGCTTAAAAGGACAGTCTGTGCTGCCTAATGTGGGATGCAAAGTGATTCTGGCACTGGACCCTCCTAAACGATGTCTTCATGCAGGCGCAGCTCACTTTGCCTCaaagaaaactgcttttccaTCACAGCCAGCAGACACTTCTCACAAAGTACCAGAAGAGAGAAATCCTTTGCCTTCAGCCACTGATGCGCccaagcagagccctgcagagtcAGATTCTTCAGAACTTGATCCATTACAAGATAAATCAATTAGTCTTGTTCAGAGGTTCAAGAAGACTTTTAAGCAGTATGGGAAAGTCATGGTTCCAGTGCACCTTGTGACTTCCAGTGTATGGTTTGGATCCTTTTACTATGCAGCCATGAAGTAAGTTGGTATTTTGTTGCAGTGCCCAGTACCATGGTTGAATTGAGATCTACTAGTGAATGGACATATAAATTATTCTTGCCTGTTAAAAAGTGCCTTTATACTtagaagagaaatgtggctacaTTTTTGACTAAAGCATAAGGGTAGTGTTGGAAGTATATAGGATTCCTGAGAGTGTCATGTGGATACTATTACCATGCAGTTATTGCTGTGTGCCAGGTATGGTGCTGACATTTACAGGTATGCTCATCTCTCCAAAATGATGAATGGATGTAAACAGCATTGAAATTATTAGTAATCTCTCAAAAGGTAA comes from Zonotrichia leucophrys gambelii isolate GWCS_2022_RI chromosome 2, RI_Zleu_2.0, whole genome shotgun sequence and encodes:
- the FAM210A gene encoding protein FAM210A, giving the protein MQRSLLHSASQLAHGTCWFFPRTGVFQCLKGQSVLPNVGCKVILALDPPKRCLHAGAAHFASKKTAFPSQPADTSHKVPEERNPLPSATDAPKQSPAESDSSELDPLQDKSISLVQRFKKTFKQYGKVMVPVHLVTSSVWFGSFYYAAMNGVNVVPFLELIGLPDSVVDILKNSQSGNALTAYALYKIATPARYTVTLGGTSVTVKYLRKHGYMSTPPPVKEYLQDRMEETKDKITEKMGETKDKITEKMGETKDKITEKMGETKDKITEKMEETKDKITGKIQETKEKVSFKKIKE